A window of the Salvelinus alpinus chromosome 25, SLU_Salpinus.1, whole genome shotgun sequence genome harbors these coding sequences:
- the LOC139553430 gene encoding sine oculis-binding protein homolog A-like isoform X4, protein MAEMEKEGRPPENKRSRKPAHPVKREINEEMKSFAENTMNELLGWYGYDKVDLRVQDNIDIRNYPDGEAQQHISVLKENSLPKIPGGSGENSDVSPNQANSSHSTPILRNGVTESSTTPSTSTPSTREHGNMPIIVPLIPPPMIKPPADEDVSNVQIMCAWCQKVGVKRYSLNMGTELKSFCSEKCFAACRRAYFKRNKARDEDGRGEKLPQHSYSKDTPRLVFKTNSDVLVCDWCKHIRHTKEYLDFGAGERRLQFCSAKCLNQYKMDIFYKETQAALPGGLCNPGHGPVEGKSESSTGAQLLTPESWGTPLGDLRRKAPSPGGNPSVPVPSSSTAASPSETGTVCSPSSKNPTPRPHESPTLPPPPHPSLHSPMGVPLGSPPMVMTPRGPVPLPFFMEHQMMQQMRPPFLRPPPHGPGPNSPLSNPMIPGIGPPPPPPRTLGPPSSPMHRTQFSPHHHPSNNPNLVGNPPGMMPPHPGLHIPGFPFHSNMMPNGPMLMPPMMNFGMPSLAPLVPPPTLLVPYPVIVPLPVPIPIPIPFPFNPKTSKDKPSNNNDPIPSASGEDHRPFSPGSSRGDHKFGPSSSGVHSPGFSGYDLARFGSERSRTDVVDLTVKTESPGCASTTASLPEGVIDLTLGRRSRLQQVIQRVVPSVQVKVERDGDSASPPPFGPSPLNTSGQGKEDSSLEDMSQEIREAISDSLEPGFLPCSQATSPSPQPNQNSYTTQLTNHHGTPRTQPCSPPAPCDVIVNGCSQHTDGPSRSTLPTPLSDPGRRGGGGCGEPANCELEREALKENSCLVPEWEPGKRGPSEEAVQGGTWEGKLEANGDLMDLDDDDDHAYALLLPKAGCVIQPLPKPSDKTAIVSCSISAPLAAGAGSPELEPPLKRRCLRIRNQNK, encoded by the exons AGTTTTGCAGAGAACACCATGAATGAGCTGCTTGGCTGGTATGGCTATGACAAGGTGGACCTGAGAGTCCAGGACAACATCGACATACGGAACTACCCAGATGGAGAGGCACAACAACACATCTCTGTCCTGAAAG AAAACTCTTTACCAAAAATCCCAGGAGGATCGGGGGAGAATAGTGATGTCTCCCCAAACCAAGCCAATAGCTCCCACTCTACACCGATATTGAGGAACGGAGTGACAGAGTCCTCCACCACCCCGTCCACCTCCACACCCAGCACCAGGGAGCATGGGAACATGCCCATCATAGTTCCACTGATCCCACCCCCCATGATCAAGCCACCAGCAG ACGAGGATGTGTCTAACGTCCAGATCATGTGCGCATGGTGTCAGAAGGTTGGCGTCAAACGCTATTCCCTCAACATGGGCACTGAGCTGAAGAGCTTCTGCAGTGAGAAATGCTTTGCCGCCTGCCGCAGAGCCTACTTCAAGAGAAACAAG GCGAGAGACGAAGACGGCCGTGGTGAGAAATTACCCCAGCACAGCTATTCTAAGGATACGCCCAGGCTTGTCTTCAAGACAAACAGCGATGTGCTT GTGTGTGACTGGTGcaaacacatccgccacaccaAGGAGTACCTGGACTTTGGTGCTGGTGAACGGAGGCTCCAGTTCTGCAGTGCCAAATGCCTGAACCAGTACAAGATGGACATCTTCTACAaagagactcaggcggcgctgccAGGGGGCCTGTGTAACCCAGGACACGGCCCTGTGGAGGGCAAGTCGGAGAGCAGCACCGGGGCGCAGCTCCTCACCCCCGAGTCCTGGGGCACGCCCTTGGGTGACTTACGCCGCAAAGCCCCTTCCCCTGGGGGAAACCCCTCTGTGCCAGTCCCCTCCAGCTCCACCGCTGCCTCTCCCTCTGAGACAGGCACTGTCTGCTCCCCTTCCTCCAAAAACCCCACTCCCAGACCCCACGAGAGCCCCACCTTACCCCCTCCCCCACACCCCTCTCTGCACTCTCCCATGGGAGTCCCCTTGGGTAGCCCCCCAATGGTGATGACGCCCCGGGGACCAGTGCCCCTGCCCTTCTTCATGGAGCACCAGATGATGCAGCAGATGCGGCCACCTTTCCTCCGCCCACCTCCCCACGGCCCAGGCCCTAACAGCCCCCTGTCCAACCCCATGATCCCTGGCATCGGACCACCACCACCCCCGCCGAGAACCCTGGGTCCACCATCCAGCCCTATGCACAGGACACAGTTCTCACCCCACCACCATCCCTCCAACAACCCCAACCTGGTAGGGAACCCCCCAGGGATGATGCCACCCCATCCAGGCCTACACATACCCGGTTTTCCCTTCCACTCCAACATGATGCCAAACGGGCCCATGCTTATGCCACCCATGATGAACTTTGGTATGCCTTCCCTCGCCCCTCTGGTTCCCCCGCCAACCCTGCTAGTCCCTTACCCTGTAATCGTGCCCCTGCCGGTGCCCATCCCTATCCCCATACCCTTCCCCTTCAACCCCAAGACCTCCAAGGACAAACCCAGCAACAACAACGACCCCATTCCCAGTGCATCAGGGGAGGACcacaggcccttctcccctggttCCTCCAGAGGGGATCACAAGTTTGGGCCCTCCAGTTCCGGGGTGCACTCCCCGGGCTTCTCTGGCTACGATCTGGCCCGCTTTGGCTCTGAGAGGAGTAGGACTGACGTGGTGGACCTGACCGTGAAGACTGAGAGTCCGGGGTGTGCCTCCACCACGGCCTCCCTCCCCGAGGGCGTGATCGACCTGACTCTGGGCCGGCGATCGCGGCTGCAGCAGGTCATCCAGCGGGTGGTGCCCAGTGTCCAGGTAAAGGTGGAACGAGACGGGGACTCAGCCAGCCCCCCACCTTTTGGACCATCCCCTCTGAATACCTCTGGGCAGGGGAAGGAGGACAGCAGCCTAGAGGACATGAGCCAGGAGATCAGGGAGGCCATTAGTGACTCTCTGGAGCCAGGCTTCCTGCCTTGTAGCCAGGCCACATCACCATCCCCACAGCCAAACCAAAACTCCTACACTACCCAGCTCACAAATCACCATGGCACACCACGGACCCAGCCCTGCAGCCCACCTGCCCCCTGTGATGTCATAGTAAATGGCTGCAGTCAACACACAGACGGCCCCAGCCGGAGCACGCTACCCACACCTCTGTCTGACCCTGgccggagaggaggaggaggctgcgGCGAACCAGCCAACTGCGAGCTGGAGCGGGAGGCGCTGAAGGAGAACAGCTGCTTGGTGCCAGAGTGGGAACCAGGTAAGAGGGGCCCAAGTGAGGAGGCAGTGCAGGGGGGCACTTGGGAAGGCAAGCTGGAAGCCAACGGCGACCTTATGGATCTGGACGATGATGACGACCACGCCTATGCACTGCTGCTGCCCAAGGCTGGCTGTGTCATCCAGCCCCTGCCAAAGCCCAGCGACAAGACGGCCATCGTGTCATGCAGCATCAGCGCTCCCCTGGCAGCAGGGGCAGGGAGCCCCGAGCTGGAGCCGCCGCTAAAGAGGAGGTGCCTGCGAATACGCAATCAGAACAAATGA
- the LOC139553430 gene encoding sine oculis-binding protein homolog A-like isoform X1, with translation MAEMEKEGRPPENKRSRKPAHPVKREINEEMKVRDERAHPWAGKAGDLHGNPPYSMSFAENTMNELLGWYGYDKVDLRVQDNIDIRNYPDGEAQQHISVLKENSLPKIPGGSGENSDVSPNQANSSHSTPILRNGVTESSTTPSTSTPSTREHGNMPIIVPLIPPPMIKPPADEDVSNVQIMCAWCQKVGVKRYSLNMGTELKSFCSEKCFAACRRAYFKRNKLGYVRNYSARDEDGRGEKLPQHSYSKDTPRLVFKTNSDVLVCDWCKHIRHTKEYLDFGAGERRLQFCSAKCLNQYKMDIFYKETQAALPGGLCNPGHGPVEGKSESSTGAQLLTPESWGTPLGDLRRKAPSPGGNPSVPVPSSSTAASPSETGTVCSPSSKNPTPRPHESPTLPPPPHPSLHSPMGVPLGSPPMVMTPRGPVPLPFFMEHQMMQQMRPPFLRPPPHGPGPNSPLSNPMIPGIGPPPPPPRTLGPPSSPMHRTQFSPHHHPSNNPNLVGNPPGMMPPHPGLHIPGFPFHSNMMPNGPMLMPPMMNFGMPSLAPLVPPPTLLVPYPVIVPLPVPIPIPIPFPFNPKTSKDKPSNNNDPIPSASGEDHRPFSPGSSRGDHKFGPSSSGVHSPGFSGYDLARFGSERSRTDVVDLTVKTESPGCASTTASLPEGVIDLTLGRRSRLQQVIQRVVPSVQVKVERDGDSASPPPFGPSPLNTSGQGKEDSSLEDMSQEIREAISDSLEPGFLPCSQATSPSPQPNQNSYTTQLTNHHGTPRTQPCSPPAPCDVIVNGCSQHTDGPSRSTLPTPLSDPGRRGGGGCGEPANCELEREALKENSCLVPEWEPGKRGPSEEAVQGGTWEGKLEANGDLMDLDDDDDHAYALLLPKAGCVIQPLPKPSDKTAIVSCSISAPLAAGAGSPELEPPLKRRCLRIRNQNK, from the exons AGTTTTGCAGAGAACACCATGAATGAGCTGCTTGGCTGGTATGGCTATGACAAGGTGGACCTGAGAGTCCAGGACAACATCGACATACGGAACTACCCAGATGGAGAGGCACAACAACACATCTCTGTCCTGAAAG AAAACTCTTTACCAAAAATCCCAGGAGGATCGGGGGAGAATAGTGATGTCTCCCCAAACCAAGCCAATAGCTCCCACTCTACACCGATATTGAGGAACGGAGTGACAGAGTCCTCCACCACCCCGTCCACCTCCACACCCAGCACCAGGGAGCATGGGAACATGCCCATCATAGTTCCACTGATCCCACCCCCCATGATCAAGCCACCAGCAG ACGAGGATGTGTCTAACGTCCAGATCATGTGCGCATGGTGTCAGAAGGTTGGCGTCAAACGCTATTCCCTCAACATGGGCACTGAGCTGAAGAGCTTCTGCAGTGAGAAATGCTTTGCCGCCTGCCGCAGAGCCTACTTCAAGAGAAACAAG CTTGGATATGTAAGGAATTACAGT GCGAGAGACGAAGACGGCCGTGGTGAGAAATTACCCCAGCACAGCTATTCTAAGGATACGCCCAGGCTTGTCTTCAAGACAAACAGCGATGTGCTT GTGTGTGACTGGTGcaaacacatccgccacaccaAGGAGTACCTGGACTTTGGTGCTGGTGAACGGAGGCTCCAGTTCTGCAGTGCCAAATGCCTGAACCAGTACAAGATGGACATCTTCTACAaagagactcaggcggcgctgccAGGGGGCCTGTGTAACCCAGGACACGGCCCTGTGGAGGGCAAGTCGGAGAGCAGCACCGGGGCGCAGCTCCTCACCCCCGAGTCCTGGGGCACGCCCTTGGGTGACTTACGCCGCAAAGCCCCTTCCCCTGGGGGAAACCCCTCTGTGCCAGTCCCCTCCAGCTCCACCGCTGCCTCTCCCTCTGAGACAGGCACTGTCTGCTCCCCTTCCTCCAAAAACCCCACTCCCAGACCCCACGAGAGCCCCACCTTACCCCCTCCCCCACACCCCTCTCTGCACTCTCCCATGGGAGTCCCCTTGGGTAGCCCCCCAATGGTGATGACGCCCCGGGGACCAGTGCCCCTGCCCTTCTTCATGGAGCACCAGATGATGCAGCAGATGCGGCCACCTTTCCTCCGCCCACCTCCCCACGGCCCAGGCCCTAACAGCCCCCTGTCCAACCCCATGATCCCTGGCATCGGACCACCACCACCCCCGCCGAGAACCCTGGGTCCACCATCCAGCCCTATGCACAGGACACAGTTCTCACCCCACCACCATCCCTCCAACAACCCCAACCTGGTAGGGAACCCCCCAGGGATGATGCCACCCCATCCAGGCCTACACATACCCGGTTTTCCCTTCCACTCCAACATGATGCCAAACGGGCCCATGCTTATGCCACCCATGATGAACTTTGGTATGCCTTCCCTCGCCCCTCTGGTTCCCCCGCCAACCCTGCTAGTCCCTTACCCTGTAATCGTGCCCCTGCCGGTGCCCATCCCTATCCCCATACCCTTCCCCTTCAACCCCAAGACCTCCAAGGACAAACCCAGCAACAACAACGACCCCATTCCCAGTGCATCAGGGGAGGACcacaggcccttctcccctggttCCTCCAGAGGGGATCACAAGTTTGGGCCCTCCAGTTCCGGGGTGCACTCCCCGGGCTTCTCTGGCTACGATCTGGCCCGCTTTGGCTCTGAGAGGAGTAGGACTGACGTGGTGGACCTGACCGTGAAGACTGAGAGTCCGGGGTGTGCCTCCACCACGGCCTCCCTCCCCGAGGGCGTGATCGACCTGACTCTGGGCCGGCGATCGCGGCTGCAGCAGGTCATCCAGCGGGTGGTGCCCAGTGTCCAGGTAAAGGTGGAACGAGACGGGGACTCAGCCAGCCCCCCACCTTTTGGACCATCCCCTCTGAATACCTCTGGGCAGGGGAAGGAGGACAGCAGCCTAGAGGACATGAGCCAGGAGATCAGGGAGGCCATTAGTGACTCTCTGGAGCCAGGCTTCCTGCCTTGTAGCCAGGCCACATCACCATCCCCACAGCCAAACCAAAACTCCTACACTACCCAGCTCACAAATCACCATGGCACACCACGGACCCAGCCCTGCAGCCCACCTGCCCCCTGTGATGTCATAGTAAATGGCTGCAGTCAACACACAGACGGCCCCAGCCGGAGCACGCTACCCACACCTCTGTCTGACCCTGgccggagaggaggaggaggctgcgGCGAACCAGCCAACTGCGAGCTGGAGCGGGAGGCGCTGAAGGAGAACAGCTGCTTGGTGCCAGAGTGGGAACCAGGTAAGAGGGGCCCAAGTGAGGAGGCAGTGCAGGGGGGCACTTGGGAAGGCAAGCTGGAAGCCAACGGCGACCTTATGGATCTGGACGATGATGACGACCACGCCTATGCACTGCTGCTGCCCAAGGCTGGCTGTGTCATCCAGCCCCTGCCAAAGCCCAGCGACAAGACGGCCATCGTGTCATGCAGCATCAGCGCTCCCCTGGCAGCAGGGGCAGGGAGCCCCGAGCTGGAGCCGCCGCTAAAGAGGAGGTGCCTGCGAATACGCAATCAGAACAAATGA
- the LOC139553430 gene encoding sine oculis-binding protein homolog A-like isoform X2: MAEMEKEGRPPENKRSRKPAHPVKREINEEMKVRDERAHPWAGKAGDLHGNPPYSMSFAENTMNELLGWYGYDKVDLRVQDNIDIRNYPDGEAQQHISVLKENSLPKIPGGSGENSDVSPNQANSSHSTPILRNGVTESSTTPSTSTPSTREHGNMPIIVPLIPPPMIKPPADEDVSNVQIMCAWCQKVGVKRYSLNMGTELKSFCSEKCFAACRRAYFKRNKARDEDGRGEKLPQHSYSKDTPRLVFKTNSDVLVCDWCKHIRHTKEYLDFGAGERRLQFCSAKCLNQYKMDIFYKETQAALPGGLCNPGHGPVEGKSESSTGAQLLTPESWGTPLGDLRRKAPSPGGNPSVPVPSSSTAASPSETGTVCSPSSKNPTPRPHESPTLPPPPHPSLHSPMGVPLGSPPMVMTPRGPVPLPFFMEHQMMQQMRPPFLRPPPHGPGPNSPLSNPMIPGIGPPPPPPRTLGPPSSPMHRTQFSPHHHPSNNPNLVGNPPGMMPPHPGLHIPGFPFHSNMMPNGPMLMPPMMNFGMPSLAPLVPPPTLLVPYPVIVPLPVPIPIPIPFPFNPKTSKDKPSNNNDPIPSASGEDHRPFSPGSSRGDHKFGPSSSGVHSPGFSGYDLARFGSERSRTDVVDLTVKTESPGCASTTASLPEGVIDLTLGRRSRLQQVIQRVVPSVQVKVERDGDSASPPPFGPSPLNTSGQGKEDSSLEDMSQEIREAISDSLEPGFLPCSQATSPSPQPNQNSYTTQLTNHHGTPRTQPCSPPAPCDVIVNGCSQHTDGPSRSTLPTPLSDPGRRGGGGCGEPANCELEREALKENSCLVPEWEPGKRGPSEEAVQGGTWEGKLEANGDLMDLDDDDDHAYALLLPKAGCVIQPLPKPSDKTAIVSCSISAPLAAGAGSPELEPPLKRRCLRIRNQNK; the protein is encoded by the exons AGTTTTGCAGAGAACACCATGAATGAGCTGCTTGGCTGGTATGGCTATGACAAGGTGGACCTGAGAGTCCAGGACAACATCGACATACGGAACTACCCAGATGGAGAGGCACAACAACACATCTCTGTCCTGAAAG AAAACTCTTTACCAAAAATCCCAGGAGGATCGGGGGAGAATAGTGATGTCTCCCCAAACCAAGCCAATAGCTCCCACTCTACACCGATATTGAGGAACGGAGTGACAGAGTCCTCCACCACCCCGTCCACCTCCACACCCAGCACCAGGGAGCATGGGAACATGCCCATCATAGTTCCACTGATCCCACCCCCCATGATCAAGCCACCAGCAG ACGAGGATGTGTCTAACGTCCAGATCATGTGCGCATGGTGTCAGAAGGTTGGCGTCAAACGCTATTCCCTCAACATGGGCACTGAGCTGAAGAGCTTCTGCAGTGAGAAATGCTTTGCCGCCTGCCGCAGAGCCTACTTCAAGAGAAACAAG GCGAGAGACGAAGACGGCCGTGGTGAGAAATTACCCCAGCACAGCTATTCTAAGGATACGCCCAGGCTTGTCTTCAAGACAAACAGCGATGTGCTT GTGTGTGACTGGTGcaaacacatccgccacaccaAGGAGTACCTGGACTTTGGTGCTGGTGAACGGAGGCTCCAGTTCTGCAGTGCCAAATGCCTGAACCAGTACAAGATGGACATCTTCTACAaagagactcaggcggcgctgccAGGGGGCCTGTGTAACCCAGGACACGGCCCTGTGGAGGGCAAGTCGGAGAGCAGCACCGGGGCGCAGCTCCTCACCCCCGAGTCCTGGGGCACGCCCTTGGGTGACTTACGCCGCAAAGCCCCTTCCCCTGGGGGAAACCCCTCTGTGCCAGTCCCCTCCAGCTCCACCGCTGCCTCTCCCTCTGAGACAGGCACTGTCTGCTCCCCTTCCTCCAAAAACCCCACTCCCAGACCCCACGAGAGCCCCACCTTACCCCCTCCCCCACACCCCTCTCTGCACTCTCCCATGGGAGTCCCCTTGGGTAGCCCCCCAATGGTGATGACGCCCCGGGGACCAGTGCCCCTGCCCTTCTTCATGGAGCACCAGATGATGCAGCAGATGCGGCCACCTTTCCTCCGCCCACCTCCCCACGGCCCAGGCCCTAACAGCCCCCTGTCCAACCCCATGATCCCTGGCATCGGACCACCACCACCCCCGCCGAGAACCCTGGGTCCACCATCCAGCCCTATGCACAGGACACAGTTCTCACCCCACCACCATCCCTCCAACAACCCCAACCTGGTAGGGAACCCCCCAGGGATGATGCCACCCCATCCAGGCCTACACATACCCGGTTTTCCCTTCCACTCCAACATGATGCCAAACGGGCCCATGCTTATGCCACCCATGATGAACTTTGGTATGCCTTCCCTCGCCCCTCTGGTTCCCCCGCCAACCCTGCTAGTCCCTTACCCTGTAATCGTGCCCCTGCCGGTGCCCATCCCTATCCCCATACCCTTCCCCTTCAACCCCAAGACCTCCAAGGACAAACCCAGCAACAACAACGACCCCATTCCCAGTGCATCAGGGGAGGACcacaggcccttctcccctggttCCTCCAGAGGGGATCACAAGTTTGGGCCCTCCAGTTCCGGGGTGCACTCCCCGGGCTTCTCTGGCTACGATCTGGCCCGCTTTGGCTCTGAGAGGAGTAGGACTGACGTGGTGGACCTGACCGTGAAGACTGAGAGTCCGGGGTGTGCCTCCACCACGGCCTCCCTCCCCGAGGGCGTGATCGACCTGACTCTGGGCCGGCGATCGCGGCTGCAGCAGGTCATCCAGCGGGTGGTGCCCAGTGTCCAGGTAAAGGTGGAACGAGACGGGGACTCAGCCAGCCCCCCACCTTTTGGACCATCCCCTCTGAATACCTCTGGGCAGGGGAAGGAGGACAGCAGCCTAGAGGACATGAGCCAGGAGATCAGGGAGGCCATTAGTGACTCTCTGGAGCCAGGCTTCCTGCCTTGTAGCCAGGCCACATCACCATCCCCACAGCCAAACCAAAACTCCTACACTACCCAGCTCACAAATCACCATGGCACACCACGGACCCAGCCCTGCAGCCCACCTGCCCCCTGTGATGTCATAGTAAATGGCTGCAGTCAACACACAGACGGCCCCAGCCGGAGCACGCTACCCACACCTCTGTCTGACCCTGgccggagaggaggaggaggctgcgGCGAACCAGCCAACTGCGAGCTGGAGCGGGAGGCGCTGAAGGAGAACAGCTGCTTGGTGCCAGAGTGGGAACCAGGTAAGAGGGGCCCAAGTGAGGAGGCAGTGCAGGGGGGCACTTGGGAAGGCAAGCTGGAAGCCAACGGCGACCTTATGGATCTGGACGATGATGACGACCACGCCTATGCACTGCTGCTGCCCAAGGCTGGCTGTGTCATCCAGCCCCTGCCAAAGCCCAGCGACAAGACGGCCATCGTGTCATGCAGCATCAGCGCTCCCCTGGCAGCAGGGGCAGGGAGCCCCGAGCTGGAGCCGCCGCTAAAGAGGAGGTGCCTGCGAATACGCAATCAGAACAAATGA
- the LOC139553430 gene encoding sine oculis-binding protein homolog A-like isoform X3, with amino-acid sequence MAEMEKEGRPPENKRSRKPAHPVKREINEEMKSFAENTMNELLGWYGYDKVDLRVQDNIDIRNYPDGEAQQHISVLKENSLPKIPGGSGENSDVSPNQANSSHSTPILRNGVTESSTTPSTSTPSTREHGNMPIIVPLIPPPMIKPPADEDVSNVQIMCAWCQKVGVKRYSLNMGTELKSFCSEKCFAACRRAYFKRNKLGYVRNYSARDEDGRGEKLPQHSYSKDTPRLVFKTNSDVLVCDWCKHIRHTKEYLDFGAGERRLQFCSAKCLNQYKMDIFYKETQAALPGGLCNPGHGPVEGKSESSTGAQLLTPESWGTPLGDLRRKAPSPGGNPSVPVPSSSTAASPSETGTVCSPSSKNPTPRPHESPTLPPPPHPSLHSPMGVPLGSPPMVMTPRGPVPLPFFMEHQMMQQMRPPFLRPPPHGPGPNSPLSNPMIPGIGPPPPPPRTLGPPSSPMHRTQFSPHHHPSNNPNLVGNPPGMMPPHPGLHIPGFPFHSNMMPNGPMLMPPMMNFGMPSLAPLVPPPTLLVPYPVIVPLPVPIPIPIPFPFNPKTSKDKPSNNNDPIPSASGEDHRPFSPGSSRGDHKFGPSSSGVHSPGFSGYDLARFGSERSRTDVVDLTVKTESPGCASTTASLPEGVIDLTLGRRSRLQQVIQRVVPSVQVKVERDGDSASPPPFGPSPLNTSGQGKEDSSLEDMSQEIREAISDSLEPGFLPCSQATSPSPQPNQNSYTTQLTNHHGTPRTQPCSPPAPCDVIVNGCSQHTDGPSRSTLPTPLSDPGRRGGGGCGEPANCELEREALKENSCLVPEWEPGKRGPSEEAVQGGTWEGKLEANGDLMDLDDDDDHAYALLLPKAGCVIQPLPKPSDKTAIVSCSISAPLAAGAGSPELEPPLKRRCLRIRNQNK; translated from the exons AGTTTTGCAGAGAACACCATGAATGAGCTGCTTGGCTGGTATGGCTATGACAAGGTGGACCTGAGAGTCCAGGACAACATCGACATACGGAACTACCCAGATGGAGAGGCACAACAACACATCTCTGTCCTGAAAG AAAACTCTTTACCAAAAATCCCAGGAGGATCGGGGGAGAATAGTGATGTCTCCCCAAACCAAGCCAATAGCTCCCACTCTACACCGATATTGAGGAACGGAGTGACAGAGTCCTCCACCACCCCGTCCACCTCCACACCCAGCACCAGGGAGCATGGGAACATGCCCATCATAGTTCCACTGATCCCACCCCCCATGATCAAGCCACCAGCAG ACGAGGATGTGTCTAACGTCCAGATCATGTGCGCATGGTGTCAGAAGGTTGGCGTCAAACGCTATTCCCTCAACATGGGCACTGAGCTGAAGAGCTTCTGCAGTGAGAAATGCTTTGCCGCCTGCCGCAGAGCCTACTTCAAGAGAAACAAG CTTGGATATGTAAGGAATTACAGT GCGAGAGACGAAGACGGCCGTGGTGAGAAATTACCCCAGCACAGCTATTCTAAGGATACGCCCAGGCTTGTCTTCAAGACAAACAGCGATGTGCTT GTGTGTGACTGGTGcaaacacatccgccacaccaAGGAGTACCTGGACTTTGGTGCTGGTGAACGGAGGCTCCAGTTCTGCAGTGCCAAATGCCTGAACCAGTACAAGATGGACATCTTCTACAaagagactcaggcggcgctgccAGGGGGCCTGTGTAACCCAGGACACGGCCCTGTGGAGGGCAAGTCGGAGAGCAGCACCGGGGCGCAGCTCCTCACCCCCGAGTCCTGGGGCACGCCCTTGGGTGACTTACGCCGCAAAGCCCCTTCCCCTGGGGGAAACCCCTCTGTGCCAGTCCCCTCCAGCTCCACCGCTGCCTCTCCCTCTGAGACAGGCACTGTCTGCTCCCCTTCCTCCAAAAACCCCACTCCCAGACCCCACGAGAGCCCCACCTTACCCCCTCCCCCACACCCCTCTCTGCACTCTCCCATGGGAGTCCCCTTGGGTAGCCCCCCAATGGTGATGACGCCCCGGGGACCAGTGCCCCTGCCCTTCTTCATGGAGCACCAGATGATGCAGCAGATGCGGCCACCTTTCCTCCGCCCACCTCCCCACGGCCCAGGCCCTAACAGCCCCCTGTCCAACCCCATGATCCCTGGCATCGGACCACCACCACCCCCGCCGAGAACCCTGGGTCCACCATCCAGCCCTATGCACAGGACACAGTTCTCACCCCACCACCATCCCTCCAACAACCCCAACCTGGTAGGGAACCCCCCAGGGATGATGCCACCCCATCCAGGCCTACACATACCCGGTTTTCCCTTCCACTCCAACATGATGCCAAACGGGCCCATGCTTATGCCACCCATGATGAACTTTGGTATGCCTTCCCTCGCCCCTCTGGTTCCCCCGCCAACCCTGCTAGTCCCTTACCCTGTAATCGTGCCCCTGCCGGTGCCCATCCCTATCCCCATACCCTTCCCCTTCAACCCCAAGACCTCCAAGGACAAACCCAGCAACAACAACGACCCCATTCCCAGTGCATCAGGGGAGGACcacaggcccttctcccctggttCCTCCAGAGGGGATCACAAGTTTGGGCCCTCCAGTTCCGGGGTGCACTCCCCGGGCTTCTCTGGCTACGATCTGGCCCGCTTTGGCTCTGAGAGGAGTAGGACTGACGTGGTGGACCTGACCGTGAAGACTGAGAGTCCGGGGTGTGCCTCCACCACGGCCTCCCTCCCCGAGGGCGTGATCGACCTGACTCTGGGCCGGCGATCGCGGCTGCAGCAGGTCATCCAGCGGGTGGTGCCCAGTGTCCAGGTAAAGGTGGAACGAGACGGGGACTCAGCCAGCCCCCCACCTTTTGGACCATCCCCTCTGAATACCTCTGGGCAGGGGAAGGAGGACAGCAGCCTAGAGGACATGAGCCAGGAGATCAGGGAGGCCATTAGTGACTCTCTGGAGCCAGGCTTCCTGCCTTGTAGCCAGGCCACATCACCATCCCCACAGCCAAACCAAAACTCCTACACTACCCAGCTCACAAATCACCATGGCACACCACGGACCCAGCCCTGCAGCCCACCTGCCCCCTGTGATGTCATAGTAAATGGCTGCAGTCAACACACAGACGGCCCCAGCCGGAGCACGCTACCCACACCTCTGTCTGACCCTGgccggagaggaggaggaggctgcgGCGAACCAGCCAACTGCGAGCTGGAGCGGGAGGCGCTGAAGGAGAACAGCTGCTTGGTGCCAGAGTGGGAACCAGGTAAGAGGGGCCCAAGTGAGGAGGCAGTGCAGGGGGGCACTTGGGAAGGCAAGCTGGAAGCCAACGGCGACCTTATGGATCTGGACGATGATGACGACCACGCCTATGCACTGCTGCTGCCCAAGGCTGGCTGTGTCATCCAGCCCCTGCCAAAGCCCAGCGACAAGACGGCCATCGTGTCATGCAGCATCAGCGCTCCCCTGGCAGCAGGGGCAGGGAGCCCCGAGCTGGAGCCGCCGCTAAAGAGGAGGTGCCTGCGAATACGCAATCAGAACAAATGA